TTTTACGAAGGAATTCAATGATCTCTTGTGTCTGAGTCGTCATGCTCGTACCTTGCTGATTTAACTGCATTTGAGAATAAAGCTGATGTACTTTGTCTTCACGGATCAAGTTGGCAATTGCAGGATTCGTGATCATGACTTCTTGTGCCGCGATACGTCCTCCTCCGATTTTCGGTAAAAGAGCTTGTGCGATTACGGCGATGAGGGAAGTTGAAAGCTGTGCGCGGACTTGCGGCTGTTCATCTCCGGAAAATACGTCGATGATACGGTTGATCGTTTGCGGTGCCGAATTGGTATGGAGAGTTCCAAAAACCAAATGCCCTGTTTCCGCAGCCGTGAGTGCTGCAGAAATGGTTTCACGGTCACGCATCTCCCCGATGAGAATAACATCCGGGTCTTCACGCATCGCGTATTTTAATGCAGCAGAGAAACTTTTTGTATCGGTACCGATATTACGATGGGAAAAGAGCGATTTTTTATTGGTATGGACAAACTCGACAGGATCTTCAACGGTAATGATATGACGTGCTTCAGTCATATTGATCTCATTGAGCATGGCTGCCAATGTGGTCGATTTACCGCTTCCGGTCGGACCGGTAACGAGAATAAGCCCTTTTTCTCGTTTGATGATCTCTTTAAAGATTTTTTTCGCGTTCAAATCATCAAGGGATGGGATGATAACGGGAATGATACGAAATGCGCAGGCGATATCGTCCATGGTTCGATAATAGTTGGCACGGAATCGGCCTACATCGGGAATAACGATTGAAAAGTCAAGTTCATTATTCTCTTCAAACATTTTTTTCTGTTTTTCAGTAAGAAGAGAATATCCCATTTCTTCAATTTCCCGACCGTCAAGAACAGGGAGGTTAAGAGCAACAAGACGGCCATCAATACGAATTTGCGGTTCAGAACGACTGACCAAATGGAGATCGGACGCTTTGTAGGCGACAACACTTTTGAGGAGTTTATAAATATCTAATGCTGAATTCATGATTGAAATATTCCTTCGTAGTGAGATTGATCGTAACCGACGACGAGCTGATCGCCATACTCGATAATAGGGCGTTTGAGGAGGAGATTATGATTACTCATCCATTCTATTTTACCATTGTCATCCAGCTCCAACGCTTTT
This genomic window from Sulfuricurvum sp. contains:
- a CDS encoding type IV pilus twitching motility protein PilT, with the translated sequence MNSALDIYKLLKSVVAYKASDLHLVSRSEPQIRIDGRLVALNLPVLDGREIEEMGYSLLTEKQKKMFEENNELDFSIVIPDVGRFRANYYRTMDDIACAFRIIPVIIPSLDDLNAKKIFKEIIKREKGLILVTGPTGSGKSTTLAAMLNEINMTEARHIITVEDPVEFVHTNKKSLFSHRNIGTDTKSFSAALKYAMREDPDVILIGEMRDRETISAALTAAETGHLVFGTLHTNSAPQTINRIIDVFSGDEQPQVRAQLSTSLIAVIAQALLPKIGGGRIAAQEVMITNPAIANLIREDKVHQLYSQMQLNQQGTSMTTQTQEIIEFLRKKIVSKDIALQYSNKPDELLRLISSM